GCCGGCTCGAGGGCGGCGCCGATCCCGGCCGCGACGGCGTCGCCTATGGCGTCAGCGTCACCTGACCAGCGCCTGAACTCCCGGTCATCTGGTCCGGCGGTCCCGGCCGACGCTTGACAGTTGACGCCATTTAGATCGTTCTAATAGATAAGAACGAGGCGATCGCCTGGGGGCTTCCGGCCAGTGCCGGAAGCAATCGGCGCGATCGCGGGAGAACACCAGCGCGCATGAGCGGGCTGCGCCAGTCGAGGACCAAGGGCATGGCCCAAACAGCATCGGACGGCCCATCGCCGGTCGCCTTCGTCACCGGCGCCGGCCGTGGCATCGGCCGCGCCATCGCGCTCGCCTTGGCCGACCGGAAATTCCGCCTGGTCGTCAATGATCTCCAGGCCTCGCCCGAACTCGAGGAAACGCTTGGCGCGCTGCGGGCGCGCGGCGCCGAGGCCAAGGCGGTCGCCGGCGACATTGCCGATCTGGCCGGCCATGGCGCGCTTGTCGACGCCGCCTGGTCGGGCTTCGGCCGCATCGACTGCCTGGTCAACAATGCCGGCATATCGGTGAAGACCCGCGGCGACATTTTCGACGTCTCGGCCGAAAGTTTCGACCGGCTGATCGGCACCAATCTGCGCGGGCCGTTCTTCCTGACTCAAGGCGTGGCCAGGCGGATGACCCTGGCGCCTTCGGCGGCCTTCCGCAGCATCATCACCATCTCCTCGATGAACGCCGAGGCCGCTTCCCCCGATCGCGCCGAATATTGCATCTCCAAGATCGGGCTGAGCATGATGAGCAAGGTCTTCGCGCTGCGGCTCGCCGGCGAGGGCATCCACACCTACGAGATCCGCCCCGGCGTCATCCGCACCGCCATGACGGCGGTCGCCAAGGCGCGCTACGACCAGATGTTCGCCGACGGCTTTTCGCCGATCTCGCGCTGGGGCGAGCCGGAGGATGTCGGCCGCGCGGTCGCAACCCTGGCCAGCGGCGCGCTCGCCTATACGACCGGCGAGATCGTCCATGTCGACGGTGGGCTGTCGATTTCCAAGCTGTGACGGGGGCACAAGAACATGAGTGAACCGCCGATGAGCGAGACGAACAAGGACGCAACACGGCTGCTCGGGCCGGGCGAATATTGGTTCGAGGATCTGCGCGTCGGCGATCATTACACGACCGGCCACATCGTCATCACCGACGCCCATATCGTCGGCTTCGCCGGTCTCTCCGGCGACTTCTTCGACCTGCACATGGACGACGAATTCGCCCGCTCGCAAGGGTTCCAGGCGCGCGTCGCCCATGGCCTGCTCGGCCTTGCCATGGCCGACGGGCTGAAGAACCGCTCCTCGGTGCGTATCATGGCGGTGGCGTCGCTCGGCTGGAACTGGAACTTCAAGGGCCCGATCCTGGCCGGCGACCGGATCGGCGTGACGGTCGAGGTGAAAGCCAGGCGCCTGACCAGCAAGGGCGACCGCGGCATCGCGACCCTCGGTTTCACCGTCACCAATCAGCACGGCGCGGTGGTCCAGGACGGCGAGACCGCCCTGCTGACCCGGCTGAAGCCGCAAGGAGACACGGCCGCCTGAGCATGGGCGGCGCCGCGGCCCGGCAGGCGCGGCACCGCGCGGATTGACGGGACCGGCGACCCGACGCAAAGTTCGGCTCCCCACGTCGGGAGACGGCGATACGGGGCTTTGATTTGCCCGCAATTTAGATCGATCCAAAACAACCGCAGCCGAGCTCGAACCTTGGCGCAGCAACAACGATCAGGGAGAAACGACGATGGCTTTCGAAAAGGGTTGGATGGACCGGCGCGAGCTGATGAAGCTGCTCGGCATTGGCGGCGCCGCGATCGCCGCCGGCTTGCCCGAGCGGGTCTATGCCCAGACGCGCCGGAATACGCTGGTGATCGGCATCGACATCAGCGACACGATCACCCTCGATCCGGCCCGCCAGGCGCAATATACCCCGCCGATGACGCTGCTGGCCGCCTATGACATGCTCGTCACCATGGCGCCCGGCGACTACATCACCATTCGCCCCTCGCTCGCCACCAAATGGGAGCGCACGCCTGACGGCAAGGGCTGGCGCTTCACGCTGCGCGACAACGTCAAATTCGCCAGCGGCAATCCGATGACCGCCGAGGACGTCAAGTGGTCGATGGACCGCGTGCTCCATATCGGCGACCAGACCTCGCAATATATCTCGCATGTCGAGCGCACCGAGATCGTCGACGCCAAGACCGTCGACATCATCCTGAAGGACCCGACCCAGCCGCTCCTGACCATCATCGCCGCCCCCGGCTTCGTCATCTATGACCGCAAGCTGGTCGAGCAGCATGGCGGCGACGCCAGCCGCGAGGCCAAGACCAAGGACAAGGCGACCACCTGGCTGAACGAGAACTCGGCCGGCACCGGCGCCTACCGGCTGACCCGCTGGGAGCGCAACGCCCAGATCCAGTTCACCCGCAACGACAATTACTGGCGCGGCAAGCCGCCCTTCGAACGGGTGATCATCCGCCATATCGGCGACAGCGCGGCCCAGCTCCTGTCGATCCGGCGCGGCGATATCGACATTGCCTTCAACCTGATCCCCGAGCAGGTCTCGACCATCAAGGCCGATCCGAACCTGCGCCTGGAAGCTCTCACCAGCCTCGACTTCGTCTACATGGCGGTGACCCAGGAGGTCGAATACAACAAGGCGCTGGCGCAGAAGGGCGCACGCCAGGCCATCGGTTATGCCATCGACTATGACGGTATCATCAAGAACCTGCTCGGCGGGGCGGCCCTGCACCCGGCCCACTTCCTGCCGATCGGGGTTGCCGGATCGACCGAGGAGATCGCCAGGCAGATCGGCTTCCGGCAGAACCTCGACAAGGCCAAGCAGCTCCTGCAGAGCGCCGGGCTCGCCGACGGTTTCGAATTCGAGATCGCCTATGGCAATGCGGCGATCGCCGGCGTCACCTACCAGACGCTGGCCCAGAAGATCCAGGCCGACCTCGCCCGGGTCAATATCCGCGCCCGGCTCAATCCGATGGATCAGGTCAACCTGCGCACCACCTATACCGGCAACAAGGCGCAGGGCGGTCTCCTGACCTTCTGGAACCCGCCGGCGGTGGAGAACCTGCTCTGGGCCGCCGCCACCGTCGAACGCGTCGCCAAGCGGGTCCATTGGGAGGTGCCGGCCGACGTCACCAAGCTGGTCCGCGACGCCGCCGCCGAGACCGACGCCAAGAAACAGGCCGAGCTCTGGGTCGAATATCAGAAGCGCCTGGTCGACCAGGCCAACCTGATCATGCTGTTCCAGCCGGTCTACCAGATCGCGGTGCGCAGCAATCTCTCGAAACTGCCGCTGACCGCGGCCGGCTGGATGCTCGACATGTATGACGTGAAGCCGGTCTCGTCCTGACCCACGGCGCGGCTCCCGGCCTGCTGGTTCGGGAGCCGCGGCATTGCGATCGGTCCAGGGAATTTCGCGACGCCGACTGATGTGCTACATTGTACTGATCATGTAACACAAGAGGCTTGGTGTCATGACCGAGGCAACCTTCACTTTCCGTGTCGAGGAGACCCTGAAAGAACAATTCGCCGCGGCGGCAAAGTCCCGCGACCGCACCGGCGCGCAGCTACTGCGCGACTTCATGCGCGATTTCGTACGGCAGCAGCAGGACGCTGCCGAACATGACGCCTGGTTCCGTCGCCAGGTCCAGGCTGGGCTGGATTCCGCTGCCGCGGGCCGCCTTGTCGCAAACGAGGATGTGGAAGCGGAATTCGCCTCTCGCAGGAGCCGGACACGCCGCAAGCTCACCACCCCATCTTGAGGTTGTTCTGGACCCCGGAAGCTCTCGATGATCGCCGTGCGATCTACGATTATGTCGAGGCCGCCAATCCGAGCGCCGCGCTCGGCCTCGACGAACTGTTTTCGCAGAAGGCCAGCGGTCTTCTCGATCATCCGGGCCTCGGGCGCCCTGGTCGTGTTGCCGCCACCCGCGAACTGGTCGCGCATCAGAATTACATCCTGATCTACGATACGGCCGGCGACCTCGTCCGTATCCTCCGTCTGCTGCATGTTGCGAGGCAGTGGCCGCCGGCGAGAACTGTCGATGAGGCCCGTCGACCGGACGGCGAACCAGGCGCCAGCTCGGAAATCGCAAAACGCGATGATCCGCCATGAGCCGGGGCGGGTCCGAGGCGCACCATGAATCAGCGTCGCGAATTTTCGAAACCGATCAGCCCTGCCACGGCGGCGTCTGCCCCATGGCCGCCAGCTCCCGCAGCCCGGCAATGCCATCCGCGGCGCCTTCCGCCGCCTCCACCGCACGCGCCAGTTGGTCGGCCGAGGCGAGCCCCTTGTCGCTGAGACCTTTGCTGGGCGAGGTCGCGTTGCGCCAGCTGTCCCACGCGGACATAGGTTGGTTCGTCAGCGCCAGAAGATCTCGCTGAAGATTGACCCTGAGAAACCACAGGCCATTTGAATCGCCGTGGCCGAATTGGTCCGGCGCGGCGGCACCTGCCCGCACCAGCGTCCATGCGCGCACGCCGTCGAGAAAAGTTCCTGTTGGCATGTCGGCGCAGTCGAAGGTGATATCCAGTCGATCGCGGTGAAGCTGGTCGAGCTGTGCGTCGGCACGAACCCAGCGCTGCTCGAGGCCGATCCAATATTCGACGATCCAGTGATCCTGGTATGGCCCGGCGCTGAAATAGGTTGCGAAACCACATCTGACCCGCGCCGGGACCGACCGCTGTCTGAGCATGCTGCAGAGCAGCAACGAATAATCGCGGCAGGTGCCGAACGTCCGTCTCTCGGCTGGGCGCTCTGCCGCAAGCGGCCCGGGACAATTCTTCTGGATCAGTTGCAGTCGATCGGCGACCGATTGCGTCTCGCGCGGCATGGCGGTGTCGGGCGAGATGCCGTATTGCGCAGCCCAAGACACGTGAATGATGAGCCCTGAAACGATGTCGCGCAGGGCCCCGGGCTCGGCAGGCAGGTCGTCATACAGCGCCGCGAGCCCGCCGGGATCGGTGACGTGATCCTGCTTCGCGTAGACCTCCAGACTGCCTGAAAGGGCCCGCGGCCCGGTTTGGGTCACTCGATTCTCACCTTCGTCTCCTCGACCACCTTCTTCCAGAAGACGATCTCGTCCTTCAGCACTGCGGCGAATTCCGCCGGCCCCTTGTTGACCACGTCGAAGCCGACGTCGGCGAGGCGCTGGCGTGCTGCCGGCTGCTCGAGGAATTCCGCGATCTCACGGTTGATGGTCGTCACGACCTCTTCCGGCGTGCCCTTGGGCGCCATGATGCCGACCCAGGTGTCGCCGACGACTTCGGGGAAGCCTTGTTCGATCATGGTCGGCACATCAGGCAGCAGCTTCGAGCGCGTTTGGCCGGTGACGGCCAGCGCCTTCAGGCGGCCGCCGGCGATCATCGGGCCGGCGGAGGCCATGGTGGTCCAGGCGCTCGATATCTGGTTTGCGACGACGGCCTGGATCGCCGGTCCCGCGCCCGGGAAGGTGACCGCCACCATGTCGAGGTCTTGCGTGACCTTCAGGCGTTCGGCGAGCAGATGGCCCTGGGTGCCGAGGCCGCCATGCGCATAGTTCTGGTTGGGCCTTGCTCTCAGGTCGGCGACGAATTCCCTGGCGCCTTTGGCGGCAACCGAAGGGTGGACCGAGACCACATGGGTGGAGGAGACCGACAGGTTGATCGGCACGAAATCGGCGACGGGATCATATTGCAGATTGCTGAATATCGACGCGTTCACCGCATGCGTGCTGAGCGCGAACAAGAGCGTGTAACCGTCCGGGGTTGAGCGGGCTGCCTGGGTGGTGCCGCGATTGCCGGTGGCGCCGGCGACATTCTCGACGACGAATTGCTGGCCGAGCTTCTGCGACAGATGCTGGCAGGCAAGGCGGGCGTAGACGTCGACCGTGCCACCAGGGGCGAAGGTCACGATGGCGCGAACCGGGCGGGCCGGATAGGCCTGCGCGGAGGCGATGCGCGGTGCTGCGACCAGCGCGGCCGAACCGCCGACAAGCCCGGCGAAATGCCGGCGGCTGATGGCGGCATTGCCGGTCGGTTCGGACGACGGCATGGACCGGCCGCGATCGAAAGCTTTGCTCATCTGTCCGTTCCCTTGATCTTTCCGGAAGGTCCGCCCACCCATGGCACGACATTGCGAGGCCACGGGATACCGGCGGACATTGGCACCATGCCGCGGAAGTTTAGACAGTTTGTCTTGATGCCGTCACCCGAACCTCTTCGGCTAGAACCCGTAAACTTGCGCCGTGTTGTCGACCAGGATGCGCCGGCGATCGGCCTCGTCAGGCGCCCAGTCGGCCAGGATATCCAGGAGATCGGCGGCATCCGGCCGTGGGTTGATGCCAGGATGTGGCCAGTTGCTCGCCCAGAGCATGCGCTCGGGCGCGGCTTTCACCAGCGCGCGGGCGAGCCGGCTGACGTCTTCGTATCGCGGCCCGCCGGTCTTCGACACCTCGTAGGGTGCGGCCAGCTTGACCCAGACCCGGCCGGACGCAACGAGCTCAAGGAGCAGCCGGAAGGCCGGGCTGTCGACCGGCACCGGTTCCAGGAACTTGCCGACATGGTCGATGACGATGCGGCCCGGCCATGACCGGATCTGGGCGATGCGTTCGTGCAGGAGCCGGCCGTCCATCTGCAATTGCACGTGCCAGCCGACGCTCTGCACCTTGGCGGCGATCCGGTCGAGCTGGTCCCAGGGGATGGCGCCTCCCGGCATCATCAGGAAGCGTGCGCCGCGCATGCCGCCCGCGGTCAGCGCCGCGAGGTGAGCTTCCGACGCCTGGTCGTCGACCACGGCGACGCCGCGCGCGACCTCACGGCCGAGCGCCGCGATGCCGGCCAGCGTGCAGGCATTGTCGGTGCCATAGACCGAGGGCTGGACGATCACCGCCCGGGTCAGCCCGAGCCGTGCCCTGACCGCGAGATAATGCGCAGCCGTCGCGTCCGCCGGCGGCTTGCTCGCCGCCGTCGGCGCCAGCGGATAGGCCGGGTCATAGACATGCAGATGCGTGTCGCAGGCATTGGCCGGCGCCGTCAGCCGGGGCAAGGCCGTGCCCTCCGTCGTGGTCATGATGCTCCCCCCTTCAACCGGCCGAGCCGCGTCGCCGCTTCGGTATTGACCGCGCCGGGCGGCACTGCGCCCGACAGCAGGGCGCGCACCTGGCCAACCGTGTCGAAGGCCTGGTGTTCGATCGCCGCCGGCGTCAGCCCGCCGGTATGGGGCGTGGCCACCACATCGGGCCGGCCGGCGAGCGCGGGCGACGGCATCTGGTCCGGCGCGCGGCCGACATCCATGGCGGCACCCGTGAGCCTGCCGGCATCCAGGGCCGCCGCGAGCGCCGCTTCGTCGACCAGGTTGCCGCGCGACAGGTTGACGAAACAGGCGCCCGGTTTCATCCGGGCGAAGGCGGCCGCGTTCATCAGGTTCTCGGTCGCCTCGGTCGCCACGACAAGGCAAATGACGAAATCGGCCTCGGCCAGCAACGCCTCGAACGACACCTGCTCGATGCCGTCCTCGTCGATCGTCTTATAGGGGTCGCTCGCCAGCACCCGCATGCCGAAGGCCTTGCCGAGGCCAGCCATATGCTGGCCGATCGCACCATAACCGATGATGCCGATGGTCGAGCCGCTGAGCTGCCGGCCCATGCGCGGCACCGGAGCTGCGCCGGCGCGATAGCTGCCGACCGCGCGCGACACGCCGCGGGCGAGATCGATCATCATGCCGAAGCCGAGCTCGGCGACGGAAGCGATGAAGCCCGGCGTGGCGCGGGTCACCAGGACGCCTTCGCGGCTGGCGGCGGCGACGTCGACATTGCGGATATCGACGGCGCAGCGCAGGAAGGCGACGAGGTCGGGAGCGCTTTTGAAGAAGGCGCCGTAGCCGGGCGTCAGGCGGTCGGAGACGATGATGGCAGCGCCCGCCGCGGCCTTGGCGAGGCCCTCGGCGTCCAGCACCTGGCCTGTCGGGTTGATCACCACCTCGGCCATCTCGCGCAGCGCCGCGACCGCGCGCGGACCGTAATAATTGGCCAGCATGTCCGGGGTATGGGTCAGGAAGACACGTTTGGCTGTCATGGAATGTCTCGTGTTGCGCCAGCACTCGCCGAGGCCAGCAGGGCATCGATCAGCCGGTGGACCTTCAGCGCCTCGCGACCGCTGATCACGGGGTCGCGGTCCGCGTCGATGGCATCCAGGAAGTCGGTGATGACCGCCTTGTGCGCCTCATGGGAAAAGGCCATCGGGTCGGCCCCGCCGCTCTTCGATTCCCCGCCTTCATGAACCACCACGCGGCCGTCGCGGAAATGGACCTTCAGGGTCTCGGCTTCGAGCACCGCGGTCGCCTTCTCGCAGGCCAGCTCGATTCGCTCCGGAAAGCCCGGAAACGACACGGTGGTGGCGTCGACCGTGCCGATCGCGCCATTGCCGAAGCGGACCGCCGCGGCGACGATATCTTCGGTGTCGATGCGGCGCGACGGTGAGGTTGCCGCCATCGCGGCAACCTGCGTGATCGGACCGGTCAGGCTCTGGAACAGGTCGAGCGTATGGATCGCCTGGGTCAGCAGCACGCCACCGCCGTCGCGCGCCATCATGCCGCGCCCGGCTTGAGCGAAATAGTCAGGCGAGCGCCACCAGCGGATCGCCGCCGAACCGGAGACCAGGGGACCAAGCTCACCGCTTTTGACCATCGCGGCGAGCTTCAGTGAGGCTGCCCGAAACCGATGCTGCAGCACGACGCCGAACCGGCGGCCGGCCGCGGCCATGGCGGCAACCGACTGTTCCGCGCGTTCGACCGTCACGTCGAGCGGCTTTTCCAGGAGCACGTGCTTGCCGGCGGCCGCCGCGCGCCGGGTCAGGTCCAGATGGGTCATCGGCGGGGTCAGCAGGATCACCGCGTCGACCGCGGGGTCGG
This portion of the Phreatobacter stygius genome encodes:
- a CDS encoding Bug family tripartite tricarboxylate transporter substrate binding protein, translated to MSKAFDRGRSMPSSEPTGNAAISRRHFAGLVGGSAALVAAPRIASAQAYPARPVRAIVTFAPGGTVDVYARLACQHLSQKLGQQFVVENVAGATGNRGTTQAARSTPDGYTLLFALSTHAVNASIFSNLQYDPVADFVPINLSVSSTHVVSVHPSVAAKGAREFVADLRARPNQNYAHGGLGTQGHLLAERLKVTQDLDMVAVTFPGAGPAIQAVVANQISSAWTTMASAGPMIAGGRLKALAVTGQTRSKLLPDVPTMIEQGFPEVVGDTWVGIMAPKGTPEEVVTTINREIAEFLEQPAARQRLADVGFDVVNKGPAEFAAVLKDEIVFWKKVVEETKVRIE
- a CDS encoding type II toxin-antitoxin system RelE/ParE family toxin, producing MFWTPEALDDRRAIYDYVEAANPSAALGLDELFSQKASGLLDHPGLGRPGRVAATRELVAHQNYILIYDTAGDLVRILRLLHVARQWPPARTVDEARRPDGEPGASSEIAKRDDPP
- a CDS encoding transglutaminase-like domain-containing protein; the encoded protein is MTQTGPRALSGSLEVYAKQDHVTDPGGLAALYDDLPAEPGALRDIVSGLIIHVSWAAQYGISPDTAMPRETQSVADRLQLIQKNCPGPLAAERPAERRTFGTCRDYSLLLCSMLRQRSVPARVRCGFATYFSAGPYQDHWIVEYWIGLEQRWVRADAQLDQLHRDRLDITFDCADMPTGTFLDGVRAWTLVRAGAAAPDQFGHGDSNGLWFLRVNLQRDLLALTNQPMSAWDSWRNATSPSKGLSDKGLASADQLARAVEAAEGAADGIAGLRELAAMGQTPPWQG
- a CDS encoding ABC transporter substrate-binding protein, with the protein product MAFEKGWMDRRELMKLLGIGGAAIAAGLPERVYAQTRRNTLVIGIDISDTITLDPARQAQYTPPMTLLAAYDMLVTMAPGDYITIRPSLATKWERTPDGKGWRFTLRDNVKFASGNPMTAEDVKWSMDRVLHIGDQTSQYISHVERTEIVDAKTVDIILKDPTQPLLTIIAAPGFVIYDRKLVEQHGGDASREAKTKDKATTWLNENSAGTGAYRLTRWERNAQIQFTRNDNYWRGKPPFERVIIRHIGDSAAQLLSIRRGDIDIAFNLIPEQVSTIKADPNLRLEALTSLDFVYMAVTQEVEYNKALAQKGARQAIGYAIDYDGIIKNLLGGAALHPAHFLPIGVAGSTEEIARQIGFRQNLDKAKQLLQSAGLADGFEFEIAYGNAAIAGVTYQTLAQKIQADLARVNIRARLNPMDQVNLRTTYTGNKAQGGLLTFWNPPAVENLLWAAATVERVAKRVHWEVPADVTKLVRDAAAETDAKKQAELWVEYQKRLVDQANLIMLFQPVYQIAVRSNLSKLPLTAAGWMLDMYDVKPVSS
- a CDS encoding amidohydrolase family protein; protein product: MTTTEGTALPRLTAPANACDTHLHVYDPAYPLAPTAASKPPADATAAHYLAVRARLGLTRAVIVQPSVYGTDNACTLAGIAALGREVARGVAVVDDQASEAHLAALTAGGMRGARFLMMPGGAIPWDQLDRIAAKVQSVGWHVQLQMDGRLLHERIAQIRSWPGRIVIDHVGKFLEPVPVDSPAFRLLLELVASGRVWVKLAAPYEVSKTGGPRYEDVSRLARALVKAAPERMLWASNWPHPGINPRPDAADLLDILADWAPDEADRRRILVDNTAQVYGF
- a CDS encoding NAD(P)-dependent oxidoreductase, whose product is MTAKRVFLTHTPDMLANYYGPRAVAALREMAEVVINPTGQVLDAEGLAKAAAGAAIIVSDRLTPGYGAFFKSAPDLVAFLRCAVDIRNVDVAAASREGVLVTRATPGFIASVAELGFGMMIDLARGVSRAVGSYRAGAAPVPRMGRQLSGSTIGIIGYGAIGQHMAGLGKAFGMRVLASDPYKTIDEDGIEQVSFEALLAEADFVICLVVATEATENLMNAAAFARMKPGACFVNLSRGNLVDEAALAAALDAGRLTGAAMDVGRAPDQMPSPALAGRPDVVATPHTGGLTPAAIEHQAFDTVGQVRALLSGAVPPGAVNTEAATRLGRLKGGAS
- a CDS encoding Gfo/Idh/MocA family protein; this translates as MTIGIAVVGLGMAHKPHIQSLRELKDRARIVACQAPSVERRQAFAEAHPDLPVVADLDAVLADPAVDAVILLTPPMTHLDLTRRAAAAGKHVLLEKPLDVTVERAEQSVAAMAAAGRRFGVVLQHRFRAASLKLAAMVKSGELGPLVSGSAAIRWWRSPDYFAQAGRGMMARDGGGVLLTQAIHTLDLFQSLTGPITQVAAMAATSPSRRIDTEDIVAAAVRFGNGAIGTVDATTVSFPGFPERIELACEKATAVLEAETLKVHFRDGRVVVHEGGESKSGGADPMAFSHEAHKAVITDFLDAIDADRDPVISGREALKVHRLIDALLASASAGATRDIP
- a CDS encoding CopG family ribbon-helix-helix protein: MTEATFTFRVEETLKEQFAAAAKSRDRTGAQLLRDFMRDFVRQQQDAAEHDAWFRRQVQAGLDSAAAGRLVANEDVEAEFASRRSRTRRKLTTPS
- a CDS encoding MaoC family dehydratase, whose protein sequence is MSETNKDATRLLGPGEYWFEDLRVGDHYTTGHIVITDAHIVGFAGLSGDFFDLHMDDEFARSQGFQARVAHGLLGLAMADGLKNRSSVRIMAVASLGWNWNFKGPILAGDRIGVTVEVKARRLTSKGDRGIATLGFTVTNQHGAVVQDGETALLTRLKPQGDTAA
- a CDS encoding 3-ketoacyl-ACP reductase; this translates as MAQTASDGPSPVAFVTGAGRGIGRAIALALADRKFRLVVNDLQASPELEETLGALRARGAEAKAVAGDIADLAGHGALVDAAWSGFGRIDCLVNNAGISVKTRGDIFDVSAESFDRLIGTNLRGPFFLTQGVARRMTLAPSAAFRSIITISSMNAEAASPDRAEYCISKIGLSMMSKVFALRLAGEGIHTYEIRPGVIRTAMTAVAKARYDQMFADGFSPISRWGEPEDVGRAVATLASGALAYTTGEIVHVDGGLSISKL